The following are from one region of the Hyla sarda isolate aHylSar1 chromosome 6, aHylSar1.hap1, whole genome shotgun sequence genome:
- the LOC130275990 gene encoding uncharacterized protein LOC130275990 isoform X2 — MDVPNEKTENLDDESTLEGEDFLCRLTDEEKECLQYLLETIDSLDQDEDENANNDPDKEHLRNSAGLQDLDRNQKGLTENVKQSDKTEQDPSPSKMKIVKSFSEDCPGLSITVTPDTGQKSTGSHPNHLRKFDTIMRSGVNVQELRARFIRQQGNASFEEASKVTELSSSSKQLPQVTHNRMSPRQEALQKLGLLQINQSKINTPEEPHGTDQNSAVKNYEINQNHSKAGSNLSRSLERKPGAFDKVWPP; from the exons ATGGATGTGCCAAATGAAAAGACGGAGAATTTGGATGATGAGAGTACCCTGGAG GGTGAAGATTTCCTCTGTCGGCTCACCGATGAAGAGAAGGAGTGTCTACAATATTTACTGGAGACCATTGATTCATTAGACCAGGATGAAGATGAAAATGCAAATAATGACCCTG ATAAGGAACACTTGAGGAATTCTGCAGGACTTCAAGATCTTGATAGAAACCAGAAAGGTTTGACTGAAAATGTAAAGCAATCAGACAAAACAGAGCAAGATCCATCGCCATCAAAGATGAAGATTGTTAAATCTTTCTCCGAAGACTGTCCAGGTTTATCCATCACTGTCACTCCAGACACAGGACAGAAGTCCACTGGCTCTCATCCAAATCACCTGAGAAAGTTTGATACCATAATGAGGTCGGGTGTCAATGTCCAGGAGCTAAGAGCTCGATTTATCCGTCAACAAGGCAATGCTTCCTTCGAAGAGGCTTCCAAGGTTACAGAACTTTCATCGTCTTCGAAACAGCTGCCCCAGGTCACCCATAACCGGATGTCTCCTAGACAAGAGGCTTTACAAAAGTTGGGTTTGCTACAAATTAATCAAAGTAAAATAAACACCCCTGAAGAACCTCATGGTACGGACCAAAACTCAGCTGTAAAGAACTATGAGATAAACCAAAACCATTCAAAAGCAGGGTCCAATTTATCCCGTTCCCTTGAAAGAAAACCAGGAGCTTTTGACAAAGTTTGGCCACCATAG
- the LOC130275990 gene encoding uncharacterized protein LOC130275990 isoform X1, whose protein sequence is MPSSCLFLMSLPHVPSSYPVPISRPHIPSPYRNLKIKGVWLKGWACLCKIGHRMRGGCGLPDGLIHSPGDAERSLWSMKPEVSHTCMGLEAKTPSFTYGDKEHLRNSAGLQDLDRNQKGLTENVKQSDKTEQDPSPSKMKIVKSFSEDCPGLSITVTPDTGQKSTGSHPNHLRKFDTIMRSGVNVQELRARFIRQQGNASFEEASKVTELSSSSKQLPQVTHNRMSPRQEALQKLGLLQINQSKINTPEEPHGTDQNSAVKNYEINQNHSKAGSNLSRSLERKPGAFDKVWPP, encoded by the exons ATGCCGTCCTCATGTCTCTTCCTCATGTCtcttcctcatgtcccatcctcatatcctgtccccatatcccgtccccatatcccatccccatatcgcaacctgaaaataaaaggggtgtggcttaaaggatgGGCCTGTCTTTGCAAAATAGGGCATCgaatgcggggagggtgtggcttgccggACGGACTGattcattcaccaggagatgcagagcggagcttgtggagtatgaAACCGGAAGTTTCacatacttgtatgggacttgaagcaaaaaccccatccttcacatatgggg ATAAGGAACACTTGAGGAATTCTGCAGGACTTCAAGATCTTGATAGAAACCAGAAAGGTTTGACTGAAAATGTAAAGCAATCAGACAAAACAGAGCAAGATCCATCGCCATCAAAGATGAAGATTGTTAAATCTTTCTCCGAAGACTGTCCAGGTTTATCCATCACTGTCACTCCAGACACAGGACAGAAGTCCACTGGCTCTCATCCAAATCACCTGAGAAAGTTTGATACCATAATGAGGTCGGGTGTCAATGTCCAGGAGCTAAGAGCTCGATTTATCCGTCAACAAGGCAATGCTTCCTTCGAAGAGGCTTCCAAGGTTACAGAACTTTCATCGTCTTCGAAACAGCTGCCCCAGGTCACCCATAACCGGATGTCTCCTAGACAAGAGGCTTTACAAAAGTTGGGTTTGCTACAAATTAATCAAAGTAAAATAAACACCCCTGAAGAACCTCATGGTACGGACCAAAACTCAGCTGTAAAGAACTATGAGATAAACCAAAACCATTCAAAAGCAGGGTCCAATTTATCCCGTTCCCTTGAAAGAAAACCAGGAGCTTTTGACAAAGTTTGGCCACCATAG